TGTCTCGCGGAGCCTGCTCAAGACGTCCCTTCGGGCCAGCCTGGCCTGGATGTCGGCGCGGGGCGAATTCAGGGATCATGAGGGCAAGGAGATCCGCCGACGCTACCGCGAGCTTCTCCGGCGCAAGGGGAAGCTGTTATGAGCCGAAGGCGCGTCTTGGAGATGATCGACAAGCCTTTTCTGGGCGGCGGGCAGGCCGTGCTCCTGTCGCTCGCCCGCGGCCTCGATAAAGCCCGCTTCGAAGTCGAGATCGGTGCCCAAGGTGGCGGCCCGCTCGAAAACGCGGCCCGCGAAGCGGGGATCCCGTTCCGTCCCTTGCCGTTCGGCGGCAAGCTCAAGCGGGGACTGGTGCGGGCGATCGCCCGCGATCTCAAAGCGAACCCGCCGGATATCCTTCACACCCATGGCGGGGTCGCCGGCCTTTATGGCCGCCTGGCCGCCCGCCGGGCCGGGGTGAAAGCTGTCGTTCACACCATCCACGGCATCCATTATCTCCATTACACCAATCCGGCGGCCCGTCTTGCCTTCGTCTTGCTGGAAAGATACTGCTCTCGCCGGACGGACGCCGTCGTGCTCGTCTCCCAAGCCGATCTGGATGAAGCCGGGAAGCGGCGGCTGGCGCCCGTAGCCAATCTCAAGCTCGTCCGCAACGGGATCGACCTCGCTGGTACCGCCTCCGAGTCCTTCGCTGAACGAGTCGAGTTCGCCCGGCTGCACTTGAACATCAGCGGTCCCATGATCGGGACGGTAGCCCGGCTCCATAGGCAGAAGGGGCTGATCCACCTCCTGCGCGCGGTTCCGGCGATTTTTGAAGCGCATCCCGCGGTCCGAGTCCTTGTCGCCGGCGGCGGCGAGCTCGAGCCCAAGCTGCGGGTGGAGGTCAAACGCCTGCGGCTGGACCGCCGCTTCGCCATGCTCGGCGCCCGCCCCGACGCCCTCGAGCTGATGTCCCTTTTCGATATATTCGTCCTGCCGTCCCTGTGGGAAGGCCTGCCTCTGGTTTTGATCGAGGCCGCTTCCCTGGGCAAGCCGATCGTGGTCACGGACATCGGGGGGACGCGGGAGATCATCACCGACGGCGAGACGGGCCTGCTCGTCCCGCCCGCTGATCCCGCCGCCCTGGCCGCGGCTATAAACCGCCTTTTGTGCGATCCCGCCCTGGCCGCCCGCCTGGCGGCGAACGCCAAGTCGACGATCCCACCCCGATTCACCCTGGATCGAATGGTTTCGGATTATTCGGAAATTTATTCCTCTTTATGCCCCCCAAAATAGGGTTTTTTCATTTCCTTGATAGTAAGATCCATCTCCCAATTCCGGGAAAAGTCCGCGGTTCGGCGTGTGCCGTTGGGGGGCAACGGTATCATGCTGCGTGAACAGTTCCTTCTATAGCCATGATTCTGGCGAGGGAACAACGCAGCAAGACCGGCCAACGGCCAGGCTTTGCGCGGTCCTCGACGGGACGATTGCTTCAACGGTCCCCGCGAGGGCGAAACCGCGCGGGTTTAGCTTTTTTGCGCCCCTCTTCGAGGGAACCTGGCTGTGCAGGCGCCGAGGGATGTTTGAGCACGTAATGGTCATCGGGAACGAGACGGCGTGGGAGATCGTGCGGATTTGGGAGAGCGATGGTGCGGAGTTCCGTCCTCGCGGGGACCGTCGAAGCGACGTCCCGACGAGGACTGCGAAGCGCTGAGGCGCCGAGCCAGAGAAGCGCAGGAGGGCGTTAAAAACCCGAAGCCGTCCTCGCGAGGACCGTTGAGGCAACTCTCCTGTCGAGGACGACCAAAGCGTCGCCGGACCGGACTCCGCGACGCAGGCCCTGGAGATGGGAGACGAAGGCGGGGTAAATTGACTTTCCCTGACCCCCCTCCATATAATCGGTGGCAGAAATGGAAAAAATGCGCGTCGCCCTGGTCCACGACTGGCTGACGGGCCGGCGGGGGGG
The DNA window shown above is from Candidatus Aminicenantes bacterium and carries:
- a CDS encoding glycosyltransferase, which encodes MSRRRVLEMIDKPFLGGGQAVLLSLARGLDKARFEVEIGAQGGGPLENAAREAGIPFRPLPFGGKLKRGLVRAIARDLKANPPDILHTHGGVAGLYGRLAARRAGVKAVVHTIHGIHYLHYTNPAARLAFVLLERYCSRRTDAVVLVSQADLDEAGKRRLAPVANLKLVRNGIDLAGTASESFAERVEFARLHLNISGPMIGTVARLHRQKGLIHLLRAVPAIFEAHPAVRVLVAGGGELEPKLRVEVKRLRLDRRFAMLGARPDALELMSLFDIFVLPSLWEGLPLVLIEAASLGKPIVVTDIGGTREIITDGETGLLVPPADPAALAAAINRLLCDPALAARLAANAKSTIPPRFTLDRMVSDYSEIYSSLCPPK